In Homo sapiens chromosome 11, GRCh38.p14 Primary Assembly, one DNA window encodes the following:
- the STT3A gene encoding dolichyl-diphosphooligosaccharide--protein glycosyltransferase subunit STT3A isoform b (isoform b is encoded by transcript variant 3), with protein MITSAAIYHVLHFFHITIDIRNVCVFLAPLFSSFTTIVTYHLTKELKDAGAGLLAAAMIAVVPGYISRSVAGSYDNEGIAIFCMLLTYYMWIKAVKTGSICWAAKCALAYFYMVSSWGGYVFLINLIPLHVLVLMLTGRFSHRIYVAYCTVYCLGTILSMQISFVGFQPVLSSEHMAAFGVFGLCQIHAFVDYLRSKLNPQQFEVLFRSVISLVGFVLLTVGALLMLTGKISPWTGRFYSLLDPSYAKNNIPIIASVSEHQPTTWSSYYFDLQLLVFMFPVGLYYCFSNLSDARIFIIMYGVTSMYFSAVMVRLMLVLAPVMCILSGIGVSQVLSTYMKNLDISRPDKKSKKQQDSTYPIKNEVASGMILVMAFFLITYTFHSTWVTSEAYSSPSIVLSARGGDGSRIIFDDFREAYYWLRHNTPEDAKVMSWWDYGYQITAMANRTILVDNNTWNNTHISRVGQAMASTEEKAYEIMRELDVSYVLVIFGGLTGYSSDDINKFLWMVRIGGSTDTGKHIKENDYYTPTGEFRVDREGSPVLLNCLMYKMCYYRFGQVYTEAKRPPGFDRVRNAEIGNKDFELDVLEEAYTTEHWLVRIYKVKDLDNRGLSRT; from the exons GATGCAGGGGCTGggcttcttgctgctgccatgatTGCTGTAGTTCCTGGATATATCTCCCGATCTGTGGCTGGCTCCTATGATAATGAAG GGATTGCCATCTTTTGCATGCTACTCACCTACTACATGTGGATCAAGGCAGTAAAGACTGGTTCCATCTGTTGGGCAGCTAAGTGTGCCCTTGCTTATTTCTACATG GTCTCGTCATGGGGAGGTTATGTGTTCCTGATCAACTTAATTCCTCTCCACGTCCTCGTGCTGATGCTCACAGGCCGTTTCTCTCACCGGATCTATGTGGCCTACTGTACTGTTTACTGCCTGGGCACTATACTTTCTATGCAGATCTCCTTTGTGGGTTTCCAG CCTGTCCTTTCATCAGAGCACATGGCAGCCTTTGGGGTCTTTGGTCTCTGCCAGATCCATGCCTTTGTGGATTACCTGCGCAGCAAGTTGAATCCACAACAATTTGAAGTTCTTTTCCGGAGCGTCATCTCTCTGGTAGGCTTTGTCCTTCTCACCGTGGGAGCTCTCCTCATGCTGACAG GAAAAATATCTCCCTGGACGGGGCGTTTCTACTCGCTGCTGGATCCCTCTTATGCTAAGAACAACATCCCCATCATTGCTTCTGTGTCTGAGCATCAGCCCACAACCTGGTCCTCATACTATTTTGACCTGCAGCTCCTCGTCTTCATGTTTCCAG TTGGCCTCTATTACTGCTTTAGCAACCTGTCTGATGCCCGGATTTTTATCATCATGTATGGTGTGACCAGCATGTACTTTTCAGCTGTAATG GTGCGTCTAATGCTAGTGTTGGCACCTGTTATGTGCATTCTCTCTGGCATTGGAGTCTCCCAGGTGCTGTCCACATACATGAAGAATCTGGACATAAGTCGTCCAGACAAGAAGAGCAAGAAGCAACAGGATTCCACCTACCCTATTAAGAATGAA GTGGCAAGTGGGATGATACTGGTCATGGCTTTCTTTCTCATCACCTACACCTTTCATTCAACCTGGGTGACCAGTGAGGCCTACTCTTCTCCGTCCATTGTACTATCTGCCCGTGGTGGGGATGGCAGTAGGATCATATTTGATGACTTCCGAGAAGCATATTATTGGCTTCGTCATAATACTCCAGAG GATGCGAAGGTCATGTCCTGGTGGGATTATGGCTATCAGATTACAGCTATGGCAAACCGAACAATTTTAGTGGACAATAACACATGGAATAATACCCATATTTCTCGAGTAGGGCAG GCAATGGCGTCCACAGAGGAAAAAGCCTATGAGATCATGAGGGAGCTCGATGTCAGCTATGTGCTGGTCATTTTTGGAGGCCTCACTGGGTATTCCTCTGATG ataTCAACAAGTTTCTTTGGATGGTCCGGATTGGAGGGAGCACAGATACAGGCAAACATATCAAGGAGAATGACTATTATACTCCAACTGGGGAGTTCCGTGTGGACCGTGAAGGTTCTCCAGTGCTGCTCAACTGCCTCATGTACAAGATGTGTTACTATCGCTTTGGACAGGTTTACACAGAAGCCA AGCGTCCTCCAGGCTTTGACCGTGTCCGAAATGCTGAGATTGGGAATAAAGACTTTGAGCTTGATGTCCTGGAGGAAGCATATACCACAGAACATTGGCTGGTCAGGATATACAAG GTAAAGGACCTGGATAATCGAGGCTTGTCAAGGACATAA